A single region of the Podospora pseudopauciseta strain CBS 411.78 chromosome 1, whole genome shotgun sequence genome encodes:
- a CDS encoding hypothetical protein (COG:S; EggNog:ENOG503PE21), protein MMATLAMTSFPFQPLTTTYSRPPACNGIYMPGNIWVMDNDPTCLPPGFDTESTSFFSPGIACPSGYWSACSDSKGVSTITTVTCCPIYRSDISLSCVPSNAVLSAPWVDHFCTFKAKWTGNVVTVTTSRNGVTATETQTFISPQGINAFGVRMVHQTTDISSLNTQSTSNTNPPITTSSPTSQLGSVETSSSPDTAPIAEPAGSSLSTGAIAAIAVVIPILAILAGVGFFLWWRSRRALAASSLPESSPLGGPASESPGFGAGYPQQSGYTQQTSTYHGAGGPLPPQYGVFSKEMPTAYRAAVEMPGMGNTHVELPATYDIGPQELPTTSRQNRE, encoded by the coding sequence ATGATGGCAACCCTTGCCAtgacctccttcccctttcaACCGCTTACAACGACGTACTCGAGACCTCCTGCTTGCAATGGCATATACATGCCCGGAAATATTTGGGTTATGGATAACGACCCTACCTGCCTTCCTCCAGGATTCGACACCGAGTCAACCTCCTTTTTCTCCCCCGGCATCGCTTGTCCTAGCGGGTACTGGAGTGCTTGTTCGGATTCCAAGGGCGTCAGTACGATCACCACGGTGACCTGCTGCCCAATATACCGAAGCGACATCTCTTTGTCTTGTGTTCCTTCTAATGCTGTACTCTCCGCACCTTGGGTGGACCATTTTTGCACGTTCAAAGCGAAATGGACAGGCAACGTTGTCACGGTCACCACATCTAGGAACGGCGTGACCGCCACCGAAACCCAGACATTCATATCTCCGCAAGGCATCAATGCGTTTGGCGTTCGCATGGTACACCAGACGACCGACATATCGTCCTTAAACACGCAATCAACCTCAAACACAAACCCTCCAATAACGACTTCCTCGCCCACAAGTCAATTGGGATCCGTGGAGACATCTTCAAGCCCGGACACCGCGCCAATAGCTGAACCAGCAGGTTCAAGCCTCAGTACCGGAGCTATTGCCGCAATCGCGGTGGTCATACCGATACTCGCCATTCTTGCTGGTGTTGGATTTTTCTTATGGTGGAGGAGTCGAAGGGCGCTGGCTGCCTCCTCGTTGCCGGAATCTTCGCCATTGGGAGGCCCGGCGTCAGAATCACCTGGATTTGGAGCGGGCTATCCGCAACAGAGCGGTTATACGCAACAAACAAGCACTTATCATGGAGCCGGTGGTCCACTGCCGCCCCAGTATGGAGTGTTTTCAAAGGAGATGCCAACTGCATACagggctgctgttgagatgCCGGGTATGGGCAATACTCACGTGGAACTTCCCGCTACCTATGATATTGGTCCACAGGAATTACCGACAACGTCAAGGCAGAACAGAGAGTAG
- a CDS encoding hypothetical protein (EggNog:ENOG503NTVZ; COG:E): MAHLAARANVSPDSGFPVTLHPHFNPKIKDHVPPEPPHKERTPAPDRGLFANPDKKSLLSIPGIKVVPLTESIGTVLENVQLSALTPQQLDELALLVNERGVVFFRSQDLTTEGQVKLFEHYGELDRHPSQKDTRHHVIRGSTIDHREILAYTPWPSGDFHADTSFEINPPSYSMLRMEEHPPVGGDTAWVSSYGLYDTLSDAMKYAHFTGLRALNVNPGFVTGFAELKKYEGDKILDFLNYHIHSADDHYVRFKWEVGSVALWDNRAVVHRVIPGSYETPRRGIRTTVFGEKPYFDPKSEGRLERQKRLKAEKENEDKANGVSGTNGNGVSH; encoded by the exons ATGGCCCACCTTGCTGCACGCGCCAATGTTTCCCCGGACTCGGGATTTCCAGTCACCCTCCACCCACACTTCAACCCCAAGATCAAAGATCATGTCCCTCCAGAGCCACCACACAAAGAGCGAACCCCAGCGCCCGACAGAGGTCTCTTTGCCAACCCCGACAAGAAATCGTTGCTCTCGATCCCCGGTATCAAAGTGGTTCCCTTGACCGAATCGATTGGAACCGTCCTGGAGAATGTTCAGCTCTCCGCCTTGACACCACAACAGCTCGATGAGCTTGCTCTGCTGGTCAACGAACGCGGTGTGGTCTTCTTCCGCTCTCAAGATCTGACCACTGAAGGTCAGGTTAAACTCTTTGAACACTATGGAGAGCTCGACCGTCACCCGTCTCAGAAAGACACGCGCCATCATGTCATCAGAGGCAGCACCATAGATCACAGGGAGATATTGGCCTACACCCCTTGGCCAAGCGGCGATTTCCATGCCGACACCTCTTTCGAGATCAACCCGCCATCTTACTCGATGCTCAGAATGGAAGAGCACCCgcctgttggtggtgacacGGCGTGGGTATCGTCTTATGGTCTGTACGATACTCTGTCGGATGCCATGAAGTATGCTCATT TCACTGGCCTCCGGGCACTGAACGTCAACCCTGGCTTTGTCACGGGCTTCGCCGAGTTGAAGAAATATGAAGGTGATAAGATTTTGGACTTCTTGAACTATCACATCCATTCTGCGGATGACCATTATGTACGATTCaagtgggaggtggggagtGTTGCGTTGTGGGACAACCGAGCCGTGGTTCATCGCGTAATTCCCGGATCGTACGAGACCCCTAGGAGAGGCATTAGAACGACTGTTTTTGGAGAAAAGC CATACTTCGATCCGAAGAGCGAGGGAAGGTTGGAGAGACAAAAGAGGCTAAAAGCTGAGAAAGAGAACGAAGATAAAGCCAATGGTGTCAGTGGAACTAACGGCAATGGGGTCAGCCACTGA